TCTTCCACTGCACGGCCATCGCCGACGGGTCGCGGACCATAGAGGTCGGCCGGGCCGTCGCTTACTCGGTCGTCCCGGGCCACGGAGGACGGTGGGAAGCGGCCCTGCTCGAATCGCGACCTGAGCGCATATAGGTGGGTTGAACATCTATTGAGACCCGCGGTGGGGCGGTGGACAATTGGTCGCCGACGGGGCGAGGGGTCGGCTGGGACAATCCGCCACAAGGCAAACGGGGGGAACAAGTGAGAGGTTCGACAGGCCGCCGGCTGGTCATGCTGGCCGCAGCGATGACCGTACTGGCCCAGGGGACGGCCCTGAGCGCCGAGCCCATGGGGATCACCCAGCCGGTACAGATGACCAAGGACGACCTCAACCCGGGCCGGCTCTACCAGGCCCCCGCCCTGGCCATCGACCCGTCCAACCCCAAGCGGGTGGCGGCCGGGTTCAACGAGCTACGCACGAAGTCGTGCGGGTTCATGCGCTCCAGCGACGGCGGCCAGACGTGGACGAAGCCCGAGGCCCAGCCGGCGCCCGAGTCCTTCCCGTTCTGCACCACCAACAACCGCGGGGCCTTCCAGGGCCAGATCGCCTTCGGGCGCAACGGCACCATCTACTACGCCTTCCCGGGCTGGGACGAATCCGACGCAGGTACGCGCGGCAACTCCAGCATCATCGTGGCCAAGTCGACCGACTTCGGCGACAGCTGGGAGACGGTCATCGCCCGCAACAACCGGGGTAAGCAGGGCGAGGAACAGGAGTTCCAGCGCCCGATCGGCTCGCTGGCCGTGGACACCCGCAGCGGCTCGCAGGACATCGTCTACGTGGGTTTCACGACCCGCCTCACGGGGTTCAGCAACCCCAACGCGGCCCCCGCCATCTCGACCGTCATGGTCTCGACCGACGCGGGCGCCACCTGGGCCGAGCCCGTGCACCTGCCCGTCACGATCTTCAGCGACGAGAGCGTGCGCACCCGGGGCCTCACGGCCCGCACG
This Actinomycetota bacterium DNA region includes the following protein-coding sequences:
- a CDS encoding cold shock domain-containing protein — translated: MADIRATGTVATFDEHAGYGTVRGDDGRTLFFHCTAIADGSRTIEVGRAVAYSVVPGHGGRWEAALLESRPERI